Genomic DNA from Halobaculum sp. CBA1158:
GTCGGCGGTGAGTCGTCGATGTCGCTGTCGGCGGTGGGTCATCGATGTCGCCGTCGGCGGTGTGTCGCTGAGAAGCCGGCGGCAAGTGACGCACCACGACGGCCTGGCGGAGCCGTCGCGGGGTAGCCGGACGCGTCACTCGGCAGGCGGCTACGGCGGCCGCGGGGGCGGTGACACGGAACGTGACACGGTGGCTGTCTCGCGCGGAGAGCGTTCTCGCACCAGTACCAGTGGTTCTCTCCGTCGCGGGGCCCCCGACGGCCGCGTCCGCGCCGCGTGCGGAGCGGGCCGGTCGGTTCGACCGACCGTCGGGCGGTCGGTGGACGATGCGTCGTGGTTCGCTCGTGAGTCGATCCGTCGCGATTCGATCAGCGGAGGGGACGCGCTCAGACCGCGCTCGGTCCCTCCTCGCCGGTACGGATCTGGTAGGCGTTCTCGACGGGGAGGACGAACACCTTCCCGTCGCCCTTCTCGCCGGTCTGTGCGGCCTCGCTGATCGCCTCGGCCACGTCGCCGGCGGGGATGTCCGCGACGACGCACTCGATCTTCACCTTCTGGTGGAGGTCGACCGTGTACTCCTCGCCGCGCCATTGACCCTTCTTGGCGGGCTGGCTGCCGCGACCGGAGACGTTCGTCACCGTCAGCGACGGCGCGCCGATCTCCGCGAGGCCGGTCTTGACGTCCGAGAGCTTGTCCGGACGGATGAAGGCGGTCACCATCTTGATGCCGCCGTCGTTCGGTTCGCCGCCGTCGGCGCGGACGATGCCGTTCTCGTCCTCGACGAGGCCGCCGTCGGTGACGGTGTCGGGCTTGCCGAACTCGGGGTAGGTGTCGACGCCGTGCTCGGAGACGTCGAGGCCGTCACGCTCGTGTTCGGGCGAGACGCGGGCCTGATCCATGGACTTGAACAGGCTGAACACCGCGCCGGTCGCCAGGATGGTCCACGCCGCGATGACGACGATCCCAACCACCTGCGCGGCCAGTAGGCTCGCGCTGAACCCGTCGACGTGGAAGAACGGGAGCAGGAGCGCGCCGACGACGCCGGCCGAGCCGTGGACGGGGAAGACGGCACACACGTCGTCGATCTTCAGGCGCTTCTCGACGAACTCGAAGACGAAGGGAAGCTGCGCCCCGGCGACGAGGCCGGAGATGATGCCGCCGTACCAGACGACGACGTTCGCGGAGGCGGTCACGCCGACCAGGCCCGCGAGCAGCCCGTTCGCGACGTACAGCGTGTCGACCTTGCCGGATTTGTACATCGCTGCCAGCCCGGCACCGACGGCCCCCGCGGCCATACCAAGCGTGGTGTTCAGCGCGACGCGGCCGACGTAGTCGAACGCACCGAGTACGAGCGAGCCGTCCTGAACCGCGAACACCGTCGCGGCCGTACCGACGTTGAAGCCGTACCAGCCGAACGCGAGGATCAGCGTCCCCAGCGCCGCGAACGTCATCGAGTGGCCGGGGATGACGTTGGTCGAGCCGTCGGAGTTGTAGCGGTCCATCCGCGGGCCGATGACGTACGCCGCGGTGAGGCCGGCGATACCGCCCATCCCGTGGACGATCATGCCGCCCGCGAAGTCCGCGAAGGCGACCCCGCCGAGCGCGTCGGCGATGAACCCGTTCGGCGCGCCGTCGTTGACCGCTAACAGCCCACCGCCCCAGGTGAAGCCGGTGACCACGGGGTAGATAACCGCGGCCAGCAGGATCGTGTAGCCGACGTACGCGCGGAGCTTCGCACGCCCGGCCACCGCACCGGAGACGATCGTCGCGGCGGTCATGGCGAACACCGCGCCGAACAGCCAGCCGACCCAGTCGTTGACCGCGTTGGTCGTCATCGTGGCGTAGAGGTCGGCGACCGTGATACTCCCGCTGCTCGTCAGCGTGCCGACGACCGTCGAGAAGCCCGCACCGACGATGAAGAAGGCGAGGACCCCGACGCTCCACGTCAGGAGGTTCTTCGTCAGCTGGTTGGCGACGTTCTTCGAGCGCACCTGCCCGGCCTCCAGCATCGCGAAGCCGGCGTGCATGAAGAAGATGAGGAAGGTGACCACCAGCACCCACATCAGGTTGATCCCCTCCGCTAGGACCGCGGGGTCGACCTGGAGGAGACTCATTCGTCCACCTCAGTCGAGTCGCGTTTGTTCACCGATTTCGCGTATTCCGTGTCGTTCTGGTACATATCTACGAGAGAGGACCTGATTTGGAAGCACATAAACCCTTGAGTTGACAATAGTGAATTATGAAGGGTATATTCCGATGCTCGTCCGATATAACGGTGCATATAGGCTATATAAGGTTGTAATGCGGTCGCATGCTCGGCAAGTGTTGCGTTCGGTGTTGACGGCCATAGTGTAAAAAAATTGACATGCAAACACGAGATCGGCTCGAAACCGGGCGTACGGCTCGCGCGCGCCGGGGTGGTCGCTCTGCGACACGGGCGACGAGAGAGGCGTCGACGACCGAGAGCCGCCAGAAGCCGAAACGGACGAGCGATCCGAAACGAACGGGTGGTCCGTCCTCGGCGATCAGGCGTCCAACTCGGCGACGACGGCCTCGGCCAGGGCGACGAACGTCGCCTCCGCGGGAACCACGTCGACCGCGAGCCCGTGGGACCCGGCGGTCTCGCGAGTCGGATGGCCGATGCACCCGACGACGGCGTCGTCCAGCCCCGCCAGCGCCGCCTCGCGGACGCCGCGCTCCTCGGCGGCCTCCAGGAAGTGTTCGACCGTGAGCGAGGAGGTGAAACACGCCCCGTCGAGGTCGCCGGCGGCGGCCGCCTCGGCGGAGTTCCCGCTCCCCTCGGGGCGGATCAACTCGTACAGCACAGTCTCGTGGACGGTCGCGCCGGCCTCGCGCAGCCCCTCTAGCAGGACGGGGCTGCCGTGATCCGAGCGGGCGACCTCCACCCGTCGGCCGTCGACGCCGGCGTCCGCGAGCGCCGTGACCAGCCCGGTCGAGGAGAACTCCTCCGGGACGAGGTCGACGCGCCACCCCGCGCTTTCGGCGGCCTCGGCGGTCGAGGAACCGATACAGGCGATCGACGGTCGATCATCGTCGCGCCGCTCGTCCTCGCCGCCGTCGCCCGCGGTGTCGTCCGGGGCCCAGCCGGCGTCGTCGACGAGTTCGACGCCGGTCTTCGAGGTGAACACGACCCAGTCGGCCCCCTCGGGCGTCGCGCCCGTCGGGCGGATCGCGAGCATCGGGTCCGGCACGGCTTCGACGCCGAGGTCGGCGAGCGTTTCCACCGCCCCGGTCAGTCGCTCGTCGTCCGGGCGGAACACCGCGACGCGGGGGCGGCCGTCGGCGTCGCCCGCGGCGTCACTCTCGTCGTCGCGACCGCCGTCGTCCTCTCGGTCGCTCACTCGCGGTCACCTCCCTCGTCGACCCGGTCGGCGTCGCCCGCGGTCGCGCCGGCGTCGCCGCGCCCCCGGAGAAACTCGACCACCCGGTCGCGCGCGCCGGCGACCTCGCCGATCACCGTGATGGCGGGCGGTTCGATCCCCGCCCCGTCGCGCACGTCGACGGCGTCCGCGAGCGTCCCGGTCGCGACGCGCATGTCCGGCCACGTGCCGCGCTCGACGAGCGCGACGGGCGTCGCGGGGTCCATCCCGGCGTCGAGCAGTTCCCCGGTGTACAGCGGCAGCTTTCCGACGCCCATCAGCACGACGATGGTGCCGCCGGTGGCCGCCAGCGCGTCCCAGTCCACGGCGGACTCCGCTTTCGTCGGGTCCTCGTGGCCCGTGACGAACGAGACCGAGGAGGCGTGGTCGCGGTGGGTCACCGGGATGCCCGCGACGCCC
This window encodes:
- a CDS encoding ammonium transporter, giving the protein MSLLQVDPAVLAEGINLMWVLVVTFLIFFMHAGFAMLEAGQVRSKNVANQLTKNLLTWSVGVLAFFIVGAGFSTVVGTLTSSGSITVADLYATMTTNAVNDWVGWLFGAVFAMTAATIVSGAVAGRAKLRAYVGYTILLAAVIYPVVTGFTWGGGLLAVNDGAPNGFIADALGGVAFADFAGGMIVHGMGGIAGLTAAYVIGPRMDRYNSDGSTNVIPGHSMTFAALGTLILAFGWYGFNVGTAATVFAVQDGSLVLGAFDYVGRVALNTTLGMAAGAVGAGLAAMYKSGKVDTLYVANGLLAGLVGVTASANVVVWYGGIISGLVAGAQLPFVFEFVEKRLKIDDVCAVFPVHGSAGVVGALLLPFFHVDGFSASLLAAQVVGIVVIAAWTILATGAVFSLFKSMDQARVSPEHERDGLDVSEHGVDTYPEFGKPDTVTDGGLVEDENGIVRADGGEPNDGGIKMVTAFIRPDKLSDVKTGLAEIGAPSLTVTNVSGRGSQPAKKGQWRGEEYTVDLHQKVKIECVVADIPAGDVAEAISEAAQTGEKGDGKVFVLPVENAYQIRTGEEGPSAV
- a CDS encoding uroporphyrinogen-III synthase is translated as MSDREDDGGRDDESDAAGDADGRPRVAVFRPDDERLTGAVETLADLGVEAVPDPMLAIRPTGATPEGADWVVFTSKTGVELVDDAGWAPDDTAGDGGEDERRDDDRPSIACIGSSTAEAAESAGWRVDLVPEEFSSTGLVTALADAGVDGRRVEVARSDHGSPVLLEGLREAGATVHETVLYELIRPEGSGNSAEAAAAGDLDGACFTSSLTVEHFLEAAEERGVREAALAGLDDAVVGCIGHPTRETAGSHGLAVDVVPAEATFVALAEAVVAELDA
- the cobA gene encoding uroporphyrinogen-III C-methyltransferase: MTHDGDAAGDEIDRAGGFVSLVGSGPGDPELLTVKARRLLEEADVVLHDKLPGPEILDSIPAEKREDVGKRAGGDRTSQEYTNDRLVELAEAGEHVVRLKGGDPFVFGRGGEEAEHLAARGVPFEVVPGVTSPIAAPGVAGIPVTHRDHASSVSFVTGHEDPTKAESAVDWDALAATGGTIVVLMGVGKLPLYTGELLDAGMDPATPVALVERGTWPDMRVATGTLADAVDVRDGAGIEPPAITVIGEVAGARDRVVEFLRGRGDAGATAGDADRVDEGGDRE